Proteins found in one Alteromonas macleodii genomic segment:
- the fadR gene encoding fatty acid metabolism transcriptional regulator FadR, which produces MIYKAQSPAGFAEEYIVESIWSGRFPPGTILPAERELSELIGVTRTTLREVLQRLARDGWLTIQHGKPTKVNNFWETCGLNILETLARLDQEGIPELVDNLLAARTNLSAVFIRGAIRNNPQASADIIARYKNVEQEGLAFAQFDYQMTHDLALASNNNVFVLMMNGFRGLYSRIGGYFFSHQQARDVANKYYADLLEVAEKGEYEKVPVVVRNYGIESGKVWLSIRDEMPKDLVD; this is translated from the coding sequence ATGATTTATAAGGCACAGAGTCCAGCCGGATTCGCCGAAGAATATATTGTTGAATCTATTTGGAGTGGAAGATTTCCACCTGGCACCATTTTGCCTGCAGAGCGAGAGCTTTCTGAGTTAATTGGTGTAACGCGAACCACTTTACGAGAAGTATTGCAGCGTTTAGCACGTGATGGCTGGTTGACCATTCAACACGGCAAGCCGACCAAGGTAAATAATTTCTGGGAAACGTGCGGTCTGAACATTCTTGAAACCTTGGCTCGCTTAGACCAAGAGGGCATTCCTGAGCTTGTCGATAATCTGCTTGCTGCTCGCACGAATTTGAGTGCAGTTTTCATCCGAGGCGCCATTCGTAACAATCCTCAAGCGTCTGCAGATATTATCGCGAGATATAAAAATGTAGAGCAAGAAGGCTTGGCGTTTGCTCAATTCGATTATCAAATGACTCACGATCTAGCGCTTGCCTCAAACAATAACGTTTTCGTTTTGATGATGAACGGATTCCGAGGGCTTTACTCGAGAATAGGCGGGTACTTTTTCTCGCACCAGCAAGCAAGAGACGTGGCAAACAAGTATTACGCTGATTTGCTAGAAGTGGCTGAAAAAGGCGAATACGAAAAAGTACCAGTAGTGGTAAGAAACTATGGTATTGAGAGTGGTAAAGTATGGCTGTCTATTCGCGACGAAATGCCAAAAGATTTAGTCGATTAA